The genomic segment gtaaggataccatcatgaaaagcacatttaccggtaaaaaaaaacgttattatggtcttacctttacttataaaggaagtccatgcaccgctccttctgcacaaaagcatcgataacttgtttatagaagtcttccttaagtctctctgtctcgatggagatcttcctttattaCCTCCtgtttcgattgaaagtccagtttagaaaactgttgtcacttcttctgcagctgagtagtcgcaagaaggatcaatagcgccctctaccaccatgaggcgggagtcatttaatgactcatatttgacacacgcagctatattaataaaacatttttactgttctttttagcatattcaatagcttggaccttaaattctactgaatagctctttatcttcttccctttatgcgattttaaattattgaaattagcctcctccattttggaaaatgatgccttgaaaggtgaagtgtcactcgtgacgtgacgagtttgacccggtggtgaaacgaggcatatgctaattattctgcgaaacgagtttgacccagcgGTAAAACaagacatgcgctaattattttgctaaacaagtttgacccggcagtaattctaagcatgcgctaattctaagcatgcactaattattttgcaaaacgagtttgacccggcggtaaaacgaggcatgcggattatatatacccggcggaaattcaaggaaatacggtaatcaaacttTTTTAACACAGATCATAGGTTCATTCTGGTTGCATGAAGATGGCCTCAAAAtgtattcttattaaaaaaaaaaaagttttttttacattttttttttacattttttccaaATTGAGTTTTGAATctggatgaataagaattgcgattctgATATGAATCAGATTTTTTTGTGCGCCCCTATttggtagcaaaaaaaaaaatctagctaaGCTGACACATGCTAGTGTTTCAGTAACCAAGTAAATCATGCTAAGCTAACAGGCATGCCAGTGTTTGTTAGCCAAATAAATCATGTTAAGCTAACAGATGCATGCTATTGTTTGCtagtaggggtgtgaatctttgggctttCCGAATCCTGGGGCGGCAATTCCAATCAGAAACGATTCTTGAGTCAAACAGATTCTTGAAATGGTATAATacttataatgaaactttttgaaAACAGGTTATaggttagaaaagctcattctggttgcatggagatggcctaaaaacaccatttaaaaatggattgttataaaaaaaaagtgggttatttaaaaaaatgtttgtattattttttattaatcgatttttgaaaattatgaatcgatttagaatccggATGAATAAAAATCGCAATTCGGatgtaaatcgatttttttttgtgCGCCCCTATTTGGTAGCTAAATTAATCACGCTAAGCTAATAAACATGCTAGTGTCTGTTAGCTAAATGAATAATGCGAAGCTAACAGACACATGGTAATGTTCGGTAGCCAAATAAATTACGCTAAGTTGGCACATGCTAGTGTTTGTTAGCGAAATTAATCACTCTAAGCTAACAcacacatgaattgattaacgtggaccccgacttaaacaagtgtaaaaacgtattggggtgttaccatttagtggtcaattgtacgaaatatgtactgtactgtgcaatctactaataaaagtttcaatcaaaaggCTAACAGGCACGTGTTAATGTTTGGTAACAAAATGAATCAGGCTAACAGGCACATGCTAGTGTTTGGTAGCTAAATGAATCACACGAAGCTAACACACTTTTGCTAGTGTCTGTTTGCTAAACAAATCATGCTAAGCTAACAGACACATGCTGATATTTGGTAGCCAAATAAATCACACCTAGCTAACACATGCTAGTGTTCGGTAGCCAAATAAATCAAGCTAACAGACGTGTTAATGTTTGGTAACAAAATGAGCCAGGATAAGAGGCACTTGCTAGTGTTTGGTAGCTAAATTAATGACGCTAAGCTAACACACACATGCTAATGTCTATTAGCTAAACAAATCATATTAAGCTAACAGTCAAATGCTACTGTTTGGTAGCCAAATACCGTAAATAACGCCAAGCTGACACATGCTAGTGTTTGGTAGCCAATAAAATCAAGCTAACAGACATGTGTTAATGTTTGGTATCGAAATCAATCAGGATACCAGGCACATGCTAGTGTTTAACTATATAAATTACGCTAAGCTAACATTCACATGCTAATGTTTGCAAGCTAAATAAATCCTGTTAAGGTAACCGACACAGGCTAATGTTTGGAGGCCAAAAAAATTATGTAACCTATTTGGTAGCCAAATAAATCATGCTAAGCTAACAGGAAAGTGCTAACTTTTGGTAGCTAAATAAATATTGCTAAGCTCACTGGCACATGCTAAAGTTTGTGAGTCAAAAAATGTATGCTCAGCGAACAGCGAGCCGGCAAATGCAAGTGTTTGGTAGCCAAATATATTACGCTAAGCTAACGAGCACATGTTAATGTTTTGTGTCAGATGGCGATCTGAAGACAGACGGTTTCAGCATCGAGTCGTGTAGAAGCATGGTGGCCGTCATGGACGTATCCTTCCACTAGTAGACAGAAATGTAGTGCACTACATGTGAGTGGCTGGCTGAGTAGCACATGGACCTTTGACCCTGATGCCTGCAGAGTGACAGCACGGGCAAGCTGGGCTTCCATGAGTTCAAATTTCTGTGGGACAACATCAAGAAATGGAAGGTGAGCGGAGGACGTGTAGCGCCTGGTGGAGGATTGCAAACGTGCTGACTTTGCTGTCTACAGAAAACCTACATGCTCCACGACGCTGACGGCTCCGGCGTGATCTGCCACAGAGAACTGCCAGAAGCCTTCAAGGaagcaggtgtgtgtgtgctagtgttgtccccataccatatttccatacttttccatacttttctaaataaaggggaccacaaaaaatggcattattggctttattagggtacattaaacatgtttcttattgcaagtttgtccttaaataaaatagtgaacatacaagacaacttttcttttattagtaagtaagcaaacaaaggctcctaatttagctgctgacatatgcagtaacatattgtgtcatttatactagggatgtcccgatccgatatttcgatcggatcggctgccgatatttgccaaaaattgcgtatcggcaaggcatgggaaaatgccgatccagatccagtttaaaaaaaaaaaaaaaacggtccttgttttccaacgcaccgatttaaataatacattccacttttctgctgctccgtaatttccgttccgcattttccagcacaccttcaacacatccacatgtctgaattctcacgcagttgcttttagctgctggcattacacgacaggctcttctcactctttcctgtgtctccctctcacagacagcaagtgcaccttcttacacacgtcacatactgtcacgtcatacgtcacatacgtatacgtcctccccgggcagagaggtagcagcatggctaacgttaggtgtgatgctagcgcagccgtgcgagcaacgctccctaaggtgctcgcctgtgcaattgcgcactgtttaagcgtcctctgcgcatagcaaatctatgccacgcacaaaatcaaataaaaaaataagcgcataacaattttcgacacacggacacgacagagaaaacagttttcgtcatcattgttcaaatattgtgacgtctgtcgagacgcttatctccattcggtgccacacgtccacaccatcaaaatgccgaggcaaaaatttccacatcaacaccgtatgaaataattagtgattttttttagttgtgatttccttctctgcatgaaagtttaaaagtagcatatattaatgcagtatgaagaagaatgttttaatgtagacatgcaagccatgaaagacaattttgaaaatcaagactacatttcctgcaaatggatgcatttctaccctatattttaactttagatttattctcatatcaaactcttttggctgtctttttgacacttacatccggcacccccctccacaccctggattataaataatgtaaataattcaatgtgattaacttgtgtgatgactgtattatgatgatagtatatatctgatagtatatatctgtatcatgaatcaatttaagtggaccccgacttaaacaagttgaaaaacttattggggtgttaccatttagtggtcaattgtacggaatatgtacttcactgtgcaacctactaatacaagtctcaatcaatcaatcaaaacacatagaatcatcatactgctgtgattatatgcatcaagttttcattcaaggctaaggcaaaatatcgagatatatatcgtgtatcgcaatatggccttaaaatattgcaatattaaaaaaaggccatatcgcccagccctagttcaatgatgccatttctgtttgtcatgtataattttgtctattttgtgtttatccttgaataaacaggtcagtttcttgttaccaactattgtgtattattcaaactcccctaattcagctggctagttgttatcaagagtactaaaacccttttcaacatgattctgacaactaagtaggctaaataactttaaactttaatacatgctcggataggtcagtatcggtatcggtcagtatcggcatcggatcggaaatgcaaaaacaatatcggcatcggatcggaagtgcaaaaacctggatcgggacatccctcatttatacacctattattttgtcaacattatgaaggacaagtggtaaaaaatgaattattaatctacttgttaatttactgttaatatctgcttactttctcttttaacatgttctatctacacttctgttcaaatgtaataattacttattcttctgttgtttgatactttaaattagttttggatgataccacaaatttaggtatcgatgcgacaccaagtagttacagcaggggtgctcacactttttctgcaggcgagctacttttcaattgatcaagtcgtggggatctacctcattcatatatataatttatatttacttatttatgaaggaggtttttgttaacaagttaaaggtgtttaatgataatacaagcatgtttaacacatatagttaatattgttaataaattaaaggtgtttaatgaaaatacaagtttgtttaatacatatagttaatattgttaacaagttaaaggtgattaatgataatacaagaatgtttaacacatagttaatattggtaataagttaaaggtgtttaaagataatacaagcatgtttaacacatatagttaatattgttaacaagttaaagatgtttagtgataatgcaagcatgtttaacacatatagttaatattgttaataaattaaaggtgtttaatgataatacaagcatgtttaacacatagttaatattgttaacaagttaaaggtgtttaaagataatacaagcatgtttaacacttatagttaatattggtaataagttaaaggtgtttaaagataatacaagcatgtttagttaatattgttaataagtaaaaggtgtttaaagataatacaagcatgtttaacacatatagttaaaagtgtttaaagataatacaagcatgtttaacacatatagttaatattgttaataagttaaaagtgtttagagataatacaagcatgtttaacacatatagattcctttctttcatgaagacaagaatataagttggtgtattacctgattctgatgacttgtattgattggacagtagtgctgataaggtccgcattttcgaatggaggagaaaaaaagtcctcctttctgtccaataccacatgaaagtggttggtttttggcatcttatttatccagcttccgtactcctttgtatacacttttacaagaaatacattgtcggcaaactccgtagcttgctagcttgtgcacgccagctttctgagactcttattttggtagcgcaactgtgcagtcggtctttggagttttgacgacaggtacggcgccagagtctgttgaaataaagtgtttctcgccttccagtcggtaattttaatgagctggcagcagccagcgtcatctcagaagaccctcgggtgccgtgaatgtcaatcaagtgacgaaagtgacgtcatagtgaagatttatgatcgctcatttttaggactatttttttaatggctggctggtgatcgactgacacaccctccacgatcgaccggtagctcgcgatcgacgtaatgagcacccctgagttacaggatcatacattaagttaaagttaaagtaccaatgattgtcacacacacactaggtgtggtgaaatttgtcctctgcatttgacccatccccttgatcaccccctgggaggtgaggggagcagtgggcagcagcggtgccgcgcccaggaatcatttttggtgatttaactcccaattcaaacccttgatgctgagtgccaagcagggaggtgtaatgggtcccatttttatagtctttagtatgactcggccggggtttgaactcacaacctgccaatatcagggtggacactctaagcactaggccactgagtgggccagggacatatttcctgagtttataaacataatatacattttaaaaaactaaagaagatcaaaaatatcgatgtaatcattgtagtatcgactagatacgctcttgtacttggtatcattacaggtctttaaagcagctcttcttgagggcgtttcggtgttataacttcacctttatctttagtttttaagccaaaatgcgtccgttctcccttttctgtctacacactgtgtctgcttgtaagtactctgttatTGTACGCTGCCgaatatgctcctctgctcgtaaaaccagcaatgtcatgatgtgatgACCACGTTGGGGagcgtgggggaccggtacttttttagaggcagtatagtaccgaatatgattcattagtatggcggtactataccaatacaggtatactgtacaaccctagtgtgcgtGCGTCAAAACCGTACTGTGTGTGTCCCGCAGGTTTCCCTCTGAACGACCAGCTGTACAAGATGATCATCCGTCGCTATAGCGATGAGCACGGCGACATGGACTTTGACAACTACATCGGCTGCCTGGTGCGACTGGACGCCATGTGCAGTGAGTCTTCTGTACAACACATCGACGCACGTTTGGCTACTTTAAGCTCGTCaaattacgtgtgtgtgtgtgtgtgtgtgtgtttgtctgtgtgtgtgtgtgtgtgtgtgtgtgtgtgtgtgtgcgtgcaggagCCTTCAAGACTCTGGACAAAGGCAACAGCGGCTCCATCAGCCTGGATGTCAAAGAGGTAAAAAAACATCTTTGAACGTCAACAAAGACGGCGTGTGATGCCCTTTGATCTTTTTGTGCAGTGGCTACAGCTGACCATGTACTCCTGAGGCTCCTCCCCCCCTCCCTGCTCATGCATGGATGACCTGCGCGGTTGTCACGGTAACGGGACCAAAGAAGAAGctgcttttattttttaacttccaGGCCGCTTTTTCTGACCAACAAATAAACCTAACGACCAccttgtgtttgtgtgcgtgttgcCATGGTAACCAAGGTGCTATAGGGCTGTGTGTTAATTGGCTCACCTTTGAGTGCATATGTGAGTGAGAAGAACTCAAGTGGATGCAATTCACCATTTAAAGGAGAGACGAGTTAAGTGCGCAGTGACCGACAGGTGGCAGCAAATACATCTGTCAGTGCACTTCAATAAGTACACTGTGTACGCTGCACACTTAGTTATAGCAGTGTCGTGTTGTCCCAAATTCTTTACCAGCTTCTTCTTCGCTCCCCATTAAAGTTATAATGTCAAATAAatctaaatacaattaaatatttaatttaaaggAACCGCATTTTttaggggaattttgcctatcgttcacaatcatgagagacgaagaagtctctcttttttttttactattttaaagatgataaccgCTTGAAAGACGAGGGTATTCGGAGTCACTGTTGcagccttcaaagtcctctaaaacaacttgtaaaccctccatcaacatttttttcggactataagtcgcagtttttttcatagtttggccaagctccagtgcgactgatatatgtttttttccttttttattatgcattttcggcaggtgcgacttatattccgaaaaatacggtacacactgcaagtacatatataaaatgtagttgtTACCAGAGGtgcgaccaagtcattgttttgcaagtcataagtaagtctcaagtctttgccctcaagtatcgagtcaagtccaaagtcaagactggaaagtctcaagtcccaagtcctgcattttgagtttcgagtccttccaagtccttttaaccacagactaatatatttacacagattgtgtatgcttttaaaacgctgtatttatttatcaaaacaAGTGcatacatcttcataacaatatataatgtgtacaatatacacactgcaagtatatatatgatgtagtaacagacaccttcataacaatatgtaatatgtacaatatacacaatgcaagtatatatatgatgtagtaacagacaccttc from the Nerophis lumbriciformis linkage group LG17, RoL_Nlum_v2.1, whole genome shotgun sequence genome contains:
- the LOC133614168 gene encoding calpain small subunit 1-like, whose product is MNFAKTFIGGILNVVSNIDPNIFIPSNPPPARRPLAFEEAHENDEQKRFRQVFKQLAGEDMEVSPKELMNILNNILTKHGDLKTDGFSIESCRSMVAVMDSDSTGKLGFHEFKFLWDNIKKWKKTYMLHDADGSGVICHRELPEAFKEAGFPLNDQLYKMIIRRYSDEHGDMDFDNYIGCLVRLDAMCRAFKTLDKGNSGSISLDVKEWLQLTMYS